CGAAAATACCCCCGAGCGCGGCTCGCGAGCACGACTTGTCCTGGAATGCTCCAAGCAGGAAATAGAACGCGCCGCTGGCGAGCGGCATGGCGACCGCGTAGCGATGGGCCATGTAGGTCTGGCCAAAGAGAAGGGGAAACAGGGCGATGACTGGGAAAGCAACTGCCCCCGCGTACTTCCAAGGGACCAGTCGCTGGACTGCCAGGGTCGTGAAAAGAATATTAAGCGCCGTCAGCGACAGAACAGCCGCCATGAACGTCTCCAAGTCGTAGCCGAACAGTGCGAAGAACGAAAAAACGTAATAGTGGAATAGCGTCTCCCGGCTGATCGCGCCGATCTCGTCGTAAAAGGCTGCCTGGAATGGAACCCCTGGCACCCCAACATGTTCCTGCGCAAAGACTATATCCCAAGCCGCGTCATCGAAAAACCCCATCGTGTTCCAGCGATGGTCTCCAATTCCAATGCGGTGAATGCACAGCATCGCGAGGGCGGTGAGCGCCAGCCAGCGCCATGGGATCACCGGGGGGGCCGCGTCCTCAAGACGCGCGGTCGCCAATACCGCGAGTAATGTGACGATCCACGAGGGCAGGAGGGCGGGGTTGTTTGGCCACCACCCAGCGTAGTGGAAGATCGTGAAGGCCAGGTGGAACAAGAAGGCAACCGTGGCAAACCGGAGCGGCATCAGTCGCGCAGTGCGCTGCAGCCAACCTGTGGAAAATTCGGTTAGGACTCCGCCCATTGGCCCATGATGACGGCACAATACCCCTTTTGATCAAGGAGTTTTGTAAAAATGATGTTCTCAGACTACGTCGACGCCTCGGGCGGTTCGGCGCAGCGCGTCGACGAACTCATCAACCACTGCCTCGGTCGTGGCCCAGGAGCACATGAGGCGGTAGCCGGCATTTCCGATAAAGTCATAGAAGTGCCACCCATGCGCGAGCAGCGCCTCAGCAGCCGGCCTTGGCAACGTGGCGAAGACGGCATTTGCATCAACGGGATACGCGAGCCCGCACCCGGGCACGGCCGCGATGCCTGCAGCCAGGCGCTGGGCCATCGCGTTTGCATGCCTGGCGTGGGCGAGCCAACGGCCTTGCTCGAGCATTCCAACCCATTGCGCCGACAGAAACCGCATCTTGGAGCACAGCTGGCCCGCCTGTTTGCAGCGGTATTCAAAATCCTGCGACAAACCGCGGTTGAAGAACACCACTGCTTCGGTCCCGCTCATTCCGTTCTTCGTTCCGCCGAGGCTGAGCACATCCACTCCTGCGCGCCAGGTCACATCGGCAGGGGAGGCACCGAAACGTTCCTGGAGCGAGGCGGCCGCGTTCGCAAACCGGGCGCCGTCCATGTGAAGCGCCACGCCCTTTGGCTTTGAAACCTCCGCCAGCGCCCGGACCTCCGCAGGCGTGTACACCGTGCCGCACTCAGTGCTTTGCGTCAGGGTGAGCACCCGTGGTTTTGGGAAGTGCAGGTCCGTCCTCGCACGGATCGCACGCTCCACGTCGTGGGGATGCAGTTTCCCTGCCTCGCCCGCCAGTGTGATCAGCTTGGTCCCATTCGAGAAGAATTCCGGTGCCCCGCACTCGTCCCTTTCCACATGGGCAAGTTCATGGCAAAGCACGCTGTGATAGCTCTGGCAAAGCGACGCCAGCGACAACGAGTTTGCGGAAGTCCCGTTGAAGACAAAGAACACGTCGCAGTCGGTCTCGAACACCCCGCGAATCAAGTCAGCGGCGCGCCGGGTCCAGTCATCCTCGCCGTAGGAGGCGATGTAACCTTCGTTCGCCTTGGCCAACGCCGCCCAGGCGTCCGGGCAAATGCCTGCGGTGTTGTCGCTGGCAAATTCATAGCGCTCGGTGCGTGCGGGGCTAGTCGGTGTGGCCATCTCCCCTTGATAACGGCCCCTCCCAGGCGCGCAAGCGGGTCACTTAACTGACGCAGTGTTTTTTTCCTCGGCTACAAATGCCTCCAGCTCGGCAATGGCGTTGGCAGGGCCGTTGTCGGCGAGCAGGATGTCCCTCACCTCCGCCGCCCGCATGGCGTGGCCCCGATTGGCCAGCAGACGATCGAGCGCAAGGTGCAGGTGCTCCGGCCAGCGTGTCCGGGACAGCCTGAAGCCGCAGCCAAGCCGTTCCACTTCCGAGCCAAAATACTGCTGATCCCCAATATGCGGCACGACAATCTGCGGTTTGCCCGAATGCCAGGCGCTTGCGGTCGTACCCGCGCCACCGTGGTGTATCACAGCCGAGGCGTGCCGGAAGAGTTGGTCGTGAGACACCTTGCCGATCACCTTGATCGCGCCTTCCGAGTCGAGTGCAGGGAACTGCGCCCATCCGCGTTGGACGATGATCTTTCTGCCGCGGGGCCACGCGCGCAGGAAGCGCTCCATCACCTCGCCAGGGTTTGAGTAAACCATGCTTCCAAAGGTCAGGACCGGCACGGGCTGCCCACGCGTGAAGGCACGCAGTTCCTCCTCGAGGCGTGGATCTTCCGGGGCCTGCCAGCGGCAGTATCCCGTGAAACGAAAGCGAGGGTCGATCTCCGCCCCCGGCGGGCGAAGCAGCTTCTCTGAGACTGCAACGATGACACGATCCGCCGGCGCTGAAAAGAAGTTCCTCACCTTGGGCAGCTCCGCCTGCCGCAGCGGGGATTTCAGCGCATTGTTGATTACCCGGTCAACCACGGCGTTCGCCGTTTTCCAAAGGCGCAGGTTCCACGTGCGCCGCATTTTCCGAGGCAGCCACTTGGGAGAAGGGAAGTTCTCCGGCGGGTAATCGGGAGAGGGGATCACATGCGGCGTAAATGCGAAGGTTGCGAATGGTACGCCGCGCCGATCCGCGATGCTCTTGTTCATCGGAAAGAGGTACGATGACACGAGCAAATCAGCGTCAGCGAGCGCGAGGTCCATTCTGCGGATCATCTCGGGGATGTGCGCCTTGGCGCCGACGTAGAGCTCCCTCAATTGGTAAACGGGCGTACGGATGCGTTGAAGCCGACCCATCCAATAGCTGAGATCCGCCTGCTCCCAATCAGGACACAGGGGGCAAAACTCCAACCCGGCTGCGGTGATCTCGGCCTCATAATGCGGAATCGTCGCAAATCGCACATGGTGGCCCGCCCGCTGCATGGCGACGCCGAGCGCTATGACTGGATAGATGTCACCGGTCGAACCGTGCGACGTCAGGATGATCCGCATGGCGGAGTCGTAACCGTTCCTTCCCACCGCGCGAGCCCGAGTGTGCAACGTTTGGGTAACGGAACGTCTGTTTGCATACAAATTGTAGTGTTTTCCCTTACCCTCCGTTGAGTGGAGTTGGGCACAACCCAAGCTTGTCAGGGGTGTAATCCTCATTTTCCTCTCAAGGAGCTGACCCTATGCGCCGAAACCTGTTTTTCGTACTTTTAGCCGCAATCGCACTCGGTGCGCATAGTGGCGCGTCGAAAGGCAGCCCGGCGCTGCTTGCCGGCTCATTTGGTCCCGGGTTTTCAGCTATGCCCAAGGGACCGACTTGGACCCGTCCTGCACCCACGACTTGGTCCTCGAAGCCCACCATCCGGTGGGAGGCCCGTTTCGGCGAGGCTGTGTACATCGCGTGAGCGTCTTGCCAGACTCCGCGTCTAAAATCTAGACGCATGGCATCGGGCGGTTTTTACTGGACGGCATGTCCGATACCGCCGCCAAATCGCCAACGATCCTGATCATTGATGATGATTCGGAAATCCGGTACTCGCTCTCGCGGGTGCTCTCCTCCCGGAAATACCAGATTGTCGAGGCGAACAGCGGGGAACAAGGTGTCGCAATCGTAAAGAAGACGCCGCCGGATCTCGTTTTTCTCGACGTCCGCATGAGCGGAATGAGCGGAATTGAGGCGCTTCAGCACATTCGCTCCTCGAACCCAAAGCAAATGGTCGTGTTGATGACGGCCTTCGGCACGGCGCAGACAGCGATCGAGGCAATGAAGTACGGCGCCTTCGATTACATCATGAAGCCGTTCGATCCGCAGAAGGTCCTTACGCTTGCGGAAAATGCCCTCAAGGCGACGGCCGACATGCGGGCGGTGGGCGAGTACAAGCCGACAATCAACAGCGAGGACTACAAGGAAGGCATCGTCGGCAGCTCGCTCATCATGCAGGAGGTGTTCAAGGTCATTGGCCAAGTCACCGCGAGCGATGTCACCGTTATGATCACCGGCGAGAGTGGCACGGGCAAGGAACTCGTCGCGCGGTCGATCTGGAAGCATAGCCATCGCTCCGGCAAACCGTTCATCGCCGTCAATTGCGCGGCCATCCCGGACAATTTGATCGAGAGCGAGCTGTTCGGTCACGAGAAGGGCTCGTTCACGGGGGCCACCGGTCAGCGGCTTGGCAAATTCGAGCTCTGTGACGGCGGCACGATTTTCCTCGATGAGATTGGGGACATGGCGCTCGCCACCCAGACGAAGATCCTGCGCGTGTTGCAGCAGGGGGAGATCCAGCGGGTTGGCGGCGTGGAAACCATCAAGGTCGACGTACGAATCATCGCCGCGACGAACAAAGACCTTGAGGCGATGGTGAAGGCGAAAACATTCCGCGAGGACCTCTACTATCGTCTCAACGTGGTGCGTATCCGCATGCCCGCGCTGCGTGATCGTGCCGAGGACATTCCCCAGATCGTGGATTTCTGCGTCCAGAATCTTAACAAGCAAAAGAAGACCAGGGTGGGGAAGGTCTCTCCTGAAGCCATGGCTGTCTTGTCCCGCTATACCTGGCCGGGAAATGTGCGCGAACTTGAGAACGTGATTTACCGCAGCGCAGTCATTGCCCAGGGCGACACGATTCTCCTGAAGGATCTCCCCGTCGAGGTGCGCGAAGCTGCAGGATTACCAACACCCCCTGTCCCAGCGGCCCCGTCCGCGCCTGCCGTGGAACCTGTGGCGGTGCCCGTGTCGGAGGTTGTCCGCGCCTCGGCTGAGGTACCAGTTGCGGAAAGTTCGCAGGCATCCCTGGATGTCACGGGGGCGCTCGACTTCCTCCACGTGACACTGGCAAAAGGCGATGAGCCAATCCTCTCGGTTCTTGAACGGGAGATGATTGTCCGAGTGGTGCGTGCGGAGAACGGCAACATGGTTCGAGCCTCCGAAAAACTGGGGATTACCCGGGCCACCCTGCGCAAGCGGGTGGATGAACTCGGCCTAAAAGTCTAAGCCATGCGCCTTCGCGTCAGCCACCGTACCTACGTGAAGGCGTTTCAAAAACCGCTGCGGACTGCGCACGGCTTCTGGTCGACGCGCGAGGGCATCCTCGTGCGACTCGAAGATGACACGGGGCGGCATGGCTATGGCGAAATGGCGCCAATCCCCGGCTTTGAGGGGGAGTCAGCCTTGGAAATGGTGGCACGGCTCGCCTCCCTGGGCTCCTACGTTGAGCTCACAACCCTTCACTCCGCCTTCCCCGCGGGCGCGGGACGGTTTGCGATCGACACCGCGCTCCGCGCCCTTGGGGTGCTTCCACCTTACGAGCGTCGACTCGCATCCGTGCCAGTCGCAGCACTCCTCCCCGCCGGGCGCGCCTGCGTGCCTACGGTGGTTGAGCGGCTCGAACAAGGCTTCCGCACGTTCAAATGGAAGGTAGGTGTGTCCTCGGCGGCCGACGAGATCGCCCTTCTCGACGACCTTCTCGCCGAGCTGCCGTCGGGTGCTCGCCTGCGGCTTGATGCCAATGGTGCCTGGGACAGGCGCTTGGCTGAACGGTGGCTGGCAGTCGCCGCCGAACGCCCCATTGACTACATCGAGCAACCGGCGGGACCTGGCGATGCGGATCTGCTCCTTGGGCTGGCGGGCGACTACCCCACGCCGCTTGCGCTCGACGAATCGGTGGCCAATGAAACCGACTTCGAATTCTGGCTGGGCGAGGGGTGGCCAGGGGTGTGGATTCTCAAACCCGCCTTGCTTGGCTCGCCGCTCGACTGGGTGGAATTGCTGCGAACCCGCAAGGCCCGCTTTGTCTTCTCTTCGGCAATTGAAGGACCAATCGCACGCAGATCGGCCCTTGAATTGGTTTTCTCCCAGCAGGTCGCGCCTGAGCCGATAGGCTTCGGTCTGGGTGAGGTCTTCAGTGACTCCTGGGATGGGACCGGGCTTCGGCCCTTCCTGCATGCACAGGAGCTGGACTCCTTCGATACGGAGGCAGCGTGGAAATCCGTTCGTTAGCAAGTTTTGTTGAAAGTCTTCCCGGCGCACATGGCCTTCCTGGCGGAAGGCGCGCGCTTGTTGATCCCGGGCTTCCTCCCGCACGATTAACCGAAGCCCTCAAGACGCTGGAAGGGTGGGGCGAGGCCAGGGGACAATTCGCACTCCAGACCGGTGGAACCGGTGGGCCGGTGAAATTTGCGCGACACGACGAGGCCACGCTCCTCGCAGCCGTAGGGGGATTCAGGTCGCACTTCGGTATTGAAAAAGTGAATACAATCGAGCTCCTCCCGGCGCATCATGTGAGCGGGTTCATGTCGCGGCTTCGTGCCTGGGCCACGGGAGGCCGAAGCATACAGCAGGAATGGCGCGCCTGGTCGGCGGGAGCCTGGGATGCCCTGCCGGCAGGGCAGGGTGACTGGTTCTGCTCGCTTGTCCCGACCCAGCTCGCTCGTCTTGTTGGGCTGCCAGGGGCTGCCACTCACCTGAGACGGTTTCATGCGATTTTGCTTGGTGGCGGGCCCCTTTGGCCGGCGCTAGAGCGGCGGGCACGGGAGCTCGCGCTGCCAGTATGTCCATGCTACGGGATGACCGAAACGGCAGCCATGGTCACAAGCGCGCTTCCGGGCGAATTTACAACCGAGGATTGCGGGGTGGGACACTCCCTTCCTCACGCGTCGCCCTCAATCGAGCCCGTCACGGGTAGGGTCCAGATCAGGTCCGGATCCTTGTTTCTTGGCTACGTCGGCGGCCCGGAGCGTGACGGTCCGTTTCTCACCGACGACCTGGGGGAGATCCGGGGAGACGGCCGCCTCCATATCCTGGGTAGGGCCGACGATGTTGTGATCACCGGGGGACGAAAGGTGTCGCTCGGGTGGCTGGAGGGCGTGCTGAGGGGCGCTCTTGCGTTACCCGCGCTTGCGGTGGTGGCCATCCCAGACCCGAAATGGGGAGAGACGATCGTGCTGTGCGTCCCTGAACCGCCGCCCGAGGGACGACTCCAGGAGGTGCTCGTCGGCCTGGAAGCGCACCTCCGACCAAAGCTTCTGCTTGTTTCAGCGGGCGCGTTTTCGTCCGAGACCGGGAAGATTTCCCGCGGCGCGCTTCGCGACCGCGCTCCGGCACAGGCTCAGCCGATCACCCTGCGGTAATCCACGCCACAAGCGCTTCGGGAAGATCAACGCGCTCACGCGTGGCGGATGAAAGGCACACATGGCAGGTGCGCGCTGTCGCGACCAGCTTGCTTCCGGGGTTTGCCCTGCGAATCTCGTAGTCGATCGCGAAGGTGTCCTCCGTCAGTCGTATTGGTTTTAAGGATACCTTCACCTTGTCGCCGCAGACCATCGGCCGCAGGTAGTCGGCGTTGCTCTTGGAGATGGGAATCACCACGCCATTGTCAGAGAAAAAGCGAAACACATTGATCCCGGCAGCCGCCAACGCTTCCTCGTAGGCCTCGTGGCAGATGGCCAGGTATCGGGCGAAAAACACGACGCCGGCGGCGTCTGTATCTGCAAAATGGATCGTGCGGCTGTAAACAAAGGACATGGTCAAGATCTCCTCACGCGCGCCACATTGGCTTCGATGGCTTCGATCGCGGCATTCCGCCCGCCGTGCACGGGCCTGGCCAGGTAGTGGTATTGCCCCTTCAGCGGGCCGTCGAGTTTGGGTTTGACCACTGTTTCCCAGAAAACCGGCGTGTGTGCGATGAGCTCCTCTGCAGACCGAAAGGCACGCTGGTCCGGGGGAACCTTCGCGTACTCGTCCGATTCCTCAAACTCGGCGAAGAGCTTCGGTAGCGCATCGATGTAATCAGGCTGCGCCATTTGCCCGACAAGATCGGCGGTGGCGACCGAGAAGCCAAGCACCAGCTCTCCTGGCGTGCTGAAATGGATTCGGTCAAAGTCTGCGGTCGGAGCGGTGCATCGGATGGCCCCCAGGACAGTCTCCAATTCGCCCAGGGTCACACCGAGAGGAGGGAGGTAGGAAGAGGCCACGGCGCAACTACGAAGCACGTGGGTGAACGTGTATTTTGCCCCGGTCCCAGCGTGATCCGAGCGGAGTTTCAGGTAACCGGTGTCATGGAGGAGGGCGGCGACCAGGCCGAGCTCGGTGAGGCGGGGCTCAAGTTGCGGATCGGCTTTTGCCTCCCAACGGCCGAACGCGATCTCACAAAAGCAGTCGGTGACCGCGAGGGTATGCGCGAGATCGTGGTAAGGGGTGTCGCTTTCCCGATAATCCAGGTAACGGCCGGCGAACATCGCCGCCACATCGCGCAGAACCCGGTCGAATAGGAGGGCTTTGCTTCCCGCATGCATGAGCGCGAACCTCTCATCCACGCGTTTCTGCAGGGTCTCGAGGGCTTCGGGCGAGTCGGCTGTCATTTACAGGCTGCGGGCTGCGACGGAGTTAGGGTTTGCGCGCTTTCTGGTGGGAGGCAACATGGCTTCGCTTGAACGCTCAACGCAAAAAGTCTCCATTAATTGGTCTCACAGGAGGCATGGGCTGCGGCAAGTCTACGGTGGGGAAACTTTTGGTAAAAGAGGGTTGGTCAAGGGGGGATACTGACGAGTGGGTACGCAGTCGCATTCTCTTTGAGCGGGAGGTGGTCGAAGCAGCCCGTACACTCTTCGGTGCCGCGGCCATCCGGGCGGATGGGTCGATCGACAGGTCTCATGTCGGTCACCTCGTTTTCAGCGATCCTGCCTTGCTCGAAAGGTGGGAATCGGTGATCCACCCCCGGGTAAGAGCCTACACTTCCAGCTGGGCAAAGGAGAACCAGGACCAACCTCGGGTTGTGGAAATCCCGCTCTTGTTCGAAAAAGGTCTGGAAAAAGGGTTTGATTTCATCGTCTGCGTCGCGTCATCCTCCGAGACCCAATATGTTCGGTTGATGGAGCGCGGCGTGTCTCGAGCGCTCGCCGAACAGCGAATTACCAAGCAATTGCCCTTGGCCTTAAAGATTCAGTCTTCTCATTTCGTCATTTGGAATGATGGCTCGCTCGGATTTCTCTCCGAGCAGGTCGCGCATCTGTCGCGGCATCTTCTTGGTCGGGCGTAAGCTTAGCTTTTTCGCCGGGTAAACCCTCTTCACATGTCATCGGACAAACCATCCTCCGGTTCGGGCGCCAAGCGCCGCGGCCGTCCACCCAAGAACGCCTCCGCTTCCGAGGCCAAACGCCCGCGGGGCAGGCCGAAGAAGGCCAAAGCCGACCCGGAATCAGCCGGCGCCGAGCTTCCTTTACAGGCGGATGTCCATGCTGCCCCACAGGAGGCACCAGCGCGTGCGCCTGAGCCAGTGGTCGAAGCCCCGCGAGAGTTTTTCCGTCCTTCCTCGCCGACGCCGGTTGAGCCGGTGCGCCACGAACCGGCGAACCGACATCAAGAATCGGCGCAGGACTCTGGACCCGCGCCGACCGCGGAACCGGAGCGGGAGTCTCAGAGTGGACCAGGACGCGAACCGGTTTCCCAGGATTCGGGACCACGCAACGATTCCGCTGCAGAAACGTCAACTGGTCCGGACCAGGTGCAATCGCCCGGGGACCAAAGTGGCGACCAGGGCACCCCGCATTCCGGAGGTGGAGGCCAACAGGGCGGGCGAGAGGAGCCGTTCTGGAAGCGCGACAAGCGAAACAAGAAGCGCAACCGTGGCAAACACGGTGGGCAATGGCAGCCGAATCAGGGTGGCGGAGGCGGTGGGCAGCATGGGCACGGTGGCCCTCAGAAGCACCCGCAACAGCCACCTCCACCCAACCTGAACCCTGTGGTGGGTGATCTGCCGAGGCCGGACAAGTTTTCGGACCTGGCGGCCCTCTCGAGTCGCGCCGAAGAGATTCGTTCAGGCGGTGGCGAGCCGCTCTGGGTTAACCAACTCTACACGCTTCCCATTGCGGAACTAAACGCAGAAGCGCGCCGGATTGGCGCCCAGTTCGATGGCGTCCCCAATCGTCGCCAACTCCTCGCAGGGATTTTCAAAAAATACGCTGAGGCGAAGAGGCCTATCCACGACAAAGGATACCTCGACATGACAGACAAGGGCCACGGGTTCGTCGTGCATGAGTCGCTCAACTACCGCCTGTATCCGGAAGATTGTTACGTGCCTGAATCCCTTATCCGGCAATACGGATTGAAGCGCGGTCATCGCCTTGAGGTCCAGGTGGCTGCTCCGGATGACGGCGAGCGCTGCCCGTCCGCGGTGAAGCTGATCAGTGTGATGGACAAGGCGCCCGAGGAGATCCTGAAGCTCACGCCTTTCGAGGAGTTGGTGCCTTATTACCCGCTGAATCGAATCCTGCTCGAAGCGACCGATATTCACAAGGACGTCTCGATGCGGGCGGTCGACATCCTCACTCCCGTGGGCTTTGGCCAGCGCGGCCTTATCGTCGCACCACCTCGCACCGGCAAGACCGTCTTGCTGCAGAACATGGCCAATTCCGTGTCAGCAAACTTCCCGGAGACAAAGTTGATCCTCCTGTTGATCGACGAACGCCCCGAGGAGGTCACGGATTTCCGGCGAAACACCCGCGGCGAAGTGGTGAGCTCGACCTTCGATGAAAGTCCGGAAAGCCACGTGCATTGCGCCGAGATGGTGGGCGAGAAGGCCCGGCGCCTCGTCGAACAAGGCGAGCATGTGGTGATCCTTCTCGACTCAATCACCCGCTTGGCGCGTGCGTACAACGCCCTCGCTTCGAATTCCGGCAAGATCATGTCGGGCGGTATGGAGGCGACTGCCTTGCAGCGCCCGAAGCGGTTCTTTGGCGCCGCTCGTAACATCGAGGGCGCAGGCAGCCTGACCATCATCGCAACCGCACTCATCGACACGGGCAGCCGCATGGACGAAGTGATCTTTGAGGAGTTCAAAGGCACGGGCAACATGGAGCTTCACCTGGACCGCGGCTTGGTCGACAAGCGCATCTTCCCCGCGATCAATGTGGACCGCTCCGGCACGCGTAAGGAAGAGCTCATCTATCATCCGGATGAGATGCTGAGAATCCACGGCCTTCGCCGTGCGATGCAAGGGATCCCGCCGATCGAGGCGATGGAGATGCTCATCAATAGGCTCAAGAAGACCCGCTCCAATGCGGAGTTCCTCATGAGCTTGAATCGTTGAGTTAAGAGCCGCCACCGCGCGCGAACCACACTTCTGTGTGAGTCCCGTTCATGATAGCCTCCACAACCAATGTGGAGGCTACATTTTACATTTAGCTTGTCCTTTCTTCATTCCGCGCGCCAATGTGCCGATGGTAGGACGTCCAAGCACACCCTATGGCGTACGAAATGAACGACTTGCTCGAGTTGGTGGTCGAGCAGAATGCCTCTGATCTTCACCTCCAAGTGGGCCAACCGCCCACTTTGCGCATTTCCGGCTCCATGGTGCCTGTGGACGGAGCAGACCTGACTCCAAAAGACACTGAGTACCTGATGATGGCGATTACGCCGGATACCCATCAGCAGAGCGTGAAGCTCAATGGCGGTGCGGACTTCGGATTCGCGTTTCAGGACAAGGCGCGGTTTCGCGTCAGCGTTCTCAAGAGCAAAAGCAATTACGGGTTGGTGCTGCGCCAGATCCCGAACCGCATGTTTGCGCTGCGCGACATCGGACTCCCTGACAAGGTGAAGGAGCTGCTTTATCGCCCCAGAGGCCTTGTGCTCGTCACGGGTCCGACCGGCTCTGGAAAATCGACGACGCTCGCGTCGATGATCAATTACATCAACGAGCATCGGGATGGTCACATCATCACGATCGAGGACCCCATAGAGTATTACCATAATCACAAGCGATGCGTCGTCACGCAGCGTGAAATTGGTG
This portion of the Opitutaceae bacterium genome encodes:
- a CDS encoding low specificity L-threonine aldolase, translating into MATPTSPARTERYEFASDNTAGICPDAWAALAKANEGYIASYGEDDWTRRAADLIRGVFETDCDVFFVFNGTSANSLSLASLCQSYHSVLCHELAHVERDECGAPEFFSNGTKLITLAGEAGKLHPHDVERAIRARTDLHFPKPRVLTLTQSTECGTVYTPAEVRALAEVSKPKGVALHMDGARFANAAASLQERFGASPADVTWRAGVDVLSLGGTKNGMSGTEAVVFFNRGLSQDFEYRCKQAGQLCSKMRFLSAQWVGMLEQGRWLAHARHANAMAQRLAAGIAAVPGCGLAYPVDANAVFATLPRPAAEALLAHGWHFYDFIGNAGYRLMCSWATTEAVVDEFVDALRRTARGVDVV
- a CDS encoding glycosyltransferase; protein product: MRIILTSHGSTGDIYPVIALGVAMQRAGHHVRFATIPHYEAEITAAGLEFCPLCPDWEQADLSYWMGRLQRIRTPVYQLRELYVGAKAHIPEMIRRMDLALADADLLVSSYLFPMNKSIADRRGVPFATFAFTPHVIPSPDYPPENFPSPKWLPRKMRRTWNLRLWKTANAVVDRVINNALKSPLRQAELPKVRNFFSAPADRVIVAVSEKLLRPPGAEIDPRFRFTGYCRWQAPEDPRLEEELRAFTRGQPVPVLTFGSMVYSNPGEVMERFLRAWPRGRKIIVQRGWAQFPALDSEGAIKVIGKVSHDQLFRHASAVIHHGGAGTTASAWHSGKPQIVVPHIGDQQYFGSEVERLGCGFRLSRTRWPEHLHLALDRLLANRGHAMRAAEVRDILLADNGPANAIAELEAFVAEEKNTASVK
- a CDS encoding sigma-54 dependent transcriptional regulator — protein: MSDTAAKSPTILIIDDDSEIRYSLSRVLSSRKYQIVEANSGEQGVAIVKKTPPDLVFLDVRMSGMSGIEALQHIRSSNPKQMVVLMTAFGTAQTAIEAMKYGAFDYIMKPFDPQKVLTLAENALKATADMRAVGEYKPTINSEDYKEGIVGSSLIMQEVFKVIGQVTASDVTVMITGESGTGKELVARSIWKHSHRSGKPFIAVNCAAIPDNLIESELFGHEKGSFTGATGQRLGKFELCDGGTIFLDEIGDMALATQTKILRVLQQGEIQRVGGVETIKVDVRIIAATNKDLEAMVKAKTFREDLYYRLNVVRIRMPALRDRAEDIPQIVDFCVQNLNKQKKTRVGKVSPEAMAVLSRYTWPGNVRELENVIYRSAVIAQGDTILLKDLPVEVREAAGLPTPPVPAAPSAPAVEPVAVPVSEVVRASAEVPVAESSQASLDVTGALDFLHVTLAKGDEPILSVLEREMIVRVVRAENGNMVRASEKLGITRATLRKRVDELGLKV
- a CDS encoding o-succinylbenzoate synthase yields the protein MRLRVSHRTYVKAFQKPLRTAHGFWSTREGILVRLEDDTGRHGYGEMAPIPGFEGESALEMVARLASLGSYVELTTLHSAFPAGAGRFAIDTALRALGVLPPYERRLASVPVAALLPAGRACVPTVVERLEQGFRTFKWKVGVSSAADEIALLDDLLAELPSGARLRLDANGAWDRRLAERWLAVAAERPIDYIEQPAGPGDADLLLGLAGDYPTPLALDESVANETDFEFWLGEGWPGVWILKPALLGSPLDWVELLRTRKARFVFSSAIEGPIARRSALELVFSQQVAPEPIGFGLGEVFSDSWDGTGLRPFLHAQELDSFDTEAAWKSVR
- a CDS encoding AMP-binding protein, translated to MEIRSLASFVESLPGAHGLPGGRRALVDPGLPPARLTEALKTLEGWGEARGQFALQTGGTGGPVKFARHDEATLLAAVGGFRSHFGIEKVNTIELLPAHHVSGFMSRLRAWATGGRSIQQEWRAWSAGAWDALPAGQGDWFCSLVPTQLARLVGLPGAATHLRRFHAILLGGGPLWPALERRARELALPVCPCYGMTETAAMVTSALPGEFTTEDCGVGHSLPHASPSIEPVTGRVQIRSGSLFLGYVGGPERDGPFLTDDLGEIRGDGRLHILGRADDVVITGGRKVSLGWLEGVLRGALALPALAVVAIPDPKWGETIVLCVPEPPPEGRLQEVLVGLEAHLRPKLLLVSAGAFSSETGKISRGALRDRAPAQAQPITLR
- a CDS encoding thioesterase family protein; this encodes MSFVYSRTIHFADTDAAGVVFFARYLAICHEAYEEALAAAGINVFRFFSDNGVVIPISKSNADYLRPMVCGDKVKVSLKPIRLTEDTFAIDYEIRRANPGSKLVATARTCHVCLSSATRERVDLPEALVAWITAG
- a CDS encoding HD domain-containing protein, whose amino-acid sequence is MTADSPEALETLQKRVDERFALMHAGSKALLFDRVLRDVAAMFAGRYLDYRESDTPYHDLAHTLAVTDCFCEIAFGRWEAKADPQLEPRLTELGLVAALLHDTGYLKLRSDHAGTGAKYTFTHVLRSCAVASSYLPPLGVTLGELETVLGAIRCTAPTADFDRIHFSTPGELVLGFSVATADLVGQMAQPDYIDALPKLFAEFEESDEYAKVPPDQRAFRSAEELIAHTPVFWETVVKPKLDGPLKGQYHYLARPVHGGRNAAIEAIEANVARVRRS
- the coaE gene encoding dephospho-CoA kinase (Dephospho-CoA kinase (CoaE) performs the final step in coenzyme A biosynthesis.) — protein: MNAQRKKSPLIGLTGGMGCGKSTVGKLLVKEGWSRGDTDEWVRSRILFEREVVEAARTLFGAAAIRADGSIDRSHVGHLVFSDPALLERWESVIHPRVRAYTSSWAKENQDQPRVVEIPLLFEKGLEKGFDFIVCVASSSETQYVRLMERGVSRALAEQRITKQLPLALKIQSSHFVIWNDGSLGFLSEQVAHLSRHLLGRA
- the rho gene encoding transcription termination factor Rho, translating into MSSDKPSSGSGAKRRGRPPKNASASEAKRPRGRPKKAKADPESAGAELPLQADVHAAPQEAPARAPEPVVEAPREFFRPSSPTPVEPVRHEPANRHQESAQDSGPAPTAEPERESQSGPGREPVSQDSGPRNDSAAETSTGPDQVQSPGDQSGDQGTPHSGGGGQQGGREEPFWKRDKRNKKRNRGKHGGQWQPNQGGGGGGQHGHGGPQKHPQQPPPPNLNPVVGDLPRPDKFSDLAALSSRAEEIRSGGGEPLWVNQLYTLPIAELNAEARRIGAQFDGVPNRRQLLAGIFKKYAEAKRPIHDKGYLDMTDKGHGFVVHESLNYRLYPEDCYVPESLIRQYGLKRGHRLEVQVAAPDDGERCPSAVKLISVMDKAPEEILKLTPFEELVPYYPLNRILLEATDIHKDVSMRAVDILTPVGFGQRGLIVAPPRTGKTVLLQNMANSVSANFPETKLILLLIDERPEEVTDFRRNTRGEVVSSTFDESPESHVHCAEMVGEKARRLVEQGEHVVILLDSITRLARAYNALASNSGKIMSGGMEATALQRPKRFFGAARNIEGAGSLTIIATALIDTGSRMDEVIFEEFKGTGNMELHLDRGLVDKRIFPAINVDRSGTRKEELIYHPDEMLRIHGLRRAMQGIPPIEAMEMLINRLKKTRSNAEFLMSLNR